In Natronospira bacteriovora, the genomic stretch ACTGGGTGGTCGTGGGTGCGACACCCGATGAAATGACCGACCAGGGCTTTCGGCCCGTGGGGCGTGACTTCCCCGTGTTTCTTCACCCGCAGACCAGTGAGGAATACGCGCTGGCCCGCACGGAGCGCAAGAGCGGCCGGGGTTATCACGGTTTCCGCTTTCACGCCGATCCCTCTGTCAGCCTGGAAGAGGATCTCGCGCGCCGGGATCTGACCGTCAATGCCATGGCCGAGGATGAACAGGGCCGGCTGATCGATCCCCATGGTGGCCGTCGGGATCTGGAGGCGCGTTGCCTGCGCCATGTCACCGAAGCCTTTGCCGAAGACCCCCTGCGCGTGCTGCGCGTGGCCCGCTTTGCCGCCCGTTTCCATCACCTGGGCTTTTCCATTGCCGGGGAAACCCTGGCGCTGATGCAGGATTTGTCCACGGCCGAGGAACTGGGCGCCTTGAGCCCGGAACGGGTGTGGCAGGAAAGCGAACGCGCCCTCGGTGAGGCCGCGCCACAGGTCTATTTTCAGGTATTGAGGGACTGCGGTGCGCTGGCTCACCTTTTCCCGGAGGTGGATGCGCTCTTCGGCGTGCCACAACCGGCCAGGTACCACCCGGAGGTGGATACCGGACTGCATACCCTGCTTGTGCTCGAGCAGGCGGCCCGGCTGAGCAAAGACACGGTCGTTCGCTTTGCGGCCCTGGTGCATGACCTGGGCAAGGGCGTGACGCCGGAACGATACTGGCCCAGTCATCATGGCCACGAGAAGAAAGGCGTAAAACAGGTTCAGAACCTGTGCCGGCGCCTGCGTATTCCCAGTCGCCATGAACGGGCCGGCTGCCAGGCTTCCCGCTGGCACCTGCACGTTCACCGCGCACTGGAACTGAAACCCGCCACCATCCTCAAGGTGTTCAAAGGCTGTGATGCCTTCCGCCAGCCCGAGAATCTGGAACGGCTGCTGCTGGCCAGTGAAGCGGATGCCCGCGGCCGCACCGGGCTTGAGAACCGGGACTACCCCCAGGCCGATTACCTGCGCCGCTGTTACCAGGCCGCGGCCGCGATAAGCGGAAGGGACGTGGATGGCGAACGCTTTCAGGGCAAGGCCTTTGGCGAGGAACTGGATCGTTTGCGGGTGGAGGGGATTGGGCGAGTTCTGAGTTCTGAGTTCTGAGTTCTGAGTTCTGAGTGCTGAGTTCTGAGTGCTGAGGTGGCAGTGCCGGTCGTAGTCGTAATCGTAATCGTAGTCGTAATCGGCTTTTTCGGAAGACCTTAAAAGATCGATTACGATTACGACTACGATTACGAGGGCAAGGCTCGGCGCGGCCTCGCCTTGCCTCGCCCTGCCGGGTCAGGGGTACCAGGTGACGCCAATCCCCACCGAATGACTCGCGTCAAAGCCGTCGGTCTGGGTTCGTCCGACTTCCAGACGCAGATCCCAGGCAGCGGAAAGCGGCTGCAGATAACTGAGAATGATGCTGTCCGCGTCACGCCCGTCCACGGCGGATCGGTCACGGCTGACATAGACTGACAAGTCGCGATAATTCCCCAGGTCGTAACGGGCGTCCAGGTAAACGCTACGATCCAGAAAACCCTGGGCCAGTGTCACGGCTGAAGCGGAATAGCGCTCCACCTGGTCGCGGGCAGCCAACTGGGTCGGGTCACGATCGTAATCGTAGTGGGTAAAACCAGCGGCGAAGGTCCATTCCTCGCTGGGACGATAACGCAGACGAAGCCCTAGATTGATGGCCCGGGTGTCGTAGTCTTCGGCAATTACCTCGCCGTCATCCGGGTCGCCGGGGTTCACGGGGATGTTGATAGGTGGGCCTTCCGCACCATTTCGGTCGCGTCGGGCCGGGGCCCCCGCTTCCAGCGTGATCCAGCGCGCGCCCGCGTTGGCGGAAAAACCCCATTGATCGAAATCACGCGCCAGGATGAAGGCAACCCGGTCACTGATGATGTCTCCGCGACGCCCCCAACGCTCGTAATAGCCGGTCAACCGCCACTCGTCATCCAGGCGCAGCATGCCACCGACGGACTGGCGTCGGGTGTCCATATCCTGTTCACTGCCATTGATCCAGGTTTCACCGAGACTGACAAAGGCCAGGCCGCGCTCGCCGATGGTCCGGTCCAGGGAGATGAGAAAACTTCGGGAATCCGCATCACTGGCACGAAACTCGGATTCCGCCACCCAGTCCCCGGCCATCCCGGTCGGAGACAGCAGAAACGCACACAGAAAAAAGACCATCCCGAAAACGTGCTTAGAATGAACGTACATGCCGGATCCCAATGAATGTCGAGTGCCACCCCGTGTCGATCTGATTATCTCAGCATCAGAACTCACAACCGCATCCGCAGATCCCGGAAACCGAAGCCGCTCATGCCGATGTCATCACCGCGGGCAAAGCCGATGACCTTGAAACGCTCGCCCATCTCGCCCGGCAGGGTGAGCAGTTTCACTTCCTGGGCCAGCTTGAGCTGACTGAGGGTATCTTCCGGGTTCACATGCGCCACATGCCGGTCGATACCGGCCCCCAGCAGAAAATGGGCCTGGGTGGTGTATCCCAGCAGGGAGCAGCCGGCCTGGACGGCGGTCTCGGCAACGGCGGTAAAGTCCACCCAGGCGGTGATGTCCTGAATGCCCGGATGAAGAAAGGGATCTTCGTGGGCGCGATGCCGGTAATGGCACATGAGCGTGCCACGACCTCGATCGGGCATGTAGTACTCGCGCCGGGGCAGGCCGTAGTCCACCAGTAGAGCGGCGCCGCGCCGGAGGCAGCCGGCGATCCGTTCCACCAGTGCCGGCATGGCCGTGGAGACCTCGGACTCATAGCCCTCGGGCAGCTTGCGACCCAGCTCTTCCTCGATGGCACGGACCCGCTCGGACAGATCCCGGTCATGGGGCATTTCCCGCCAACTGAAACCCTCGCCCTTGCGGGCCACGCCCAGGCGGCGCACCGCGCCGCCGCGAATGCGGAAACGCTCCACCGGCAGGGCGTCCAGCACCTCATTGGCCAGCACCACACCGCGCAGGGCCTCGGGAAAATCATCCAGCCAGAAGACGCGGTCCGCCAGATCCGGCACCCGCTCTTCCAGGGTACGCGCCTGCCGTTCCCTGAGTTCGGCACTCACTTCAAGAATGAGGTATCGCTCCGGCAGGCAGCCGCTGCTGGCCAGACGGTCCAGTACCGAGGCCGCCATGGCGCCGGAACCCGCACCCAGCTCAAGGATGTCACCGCCGCCCAGACGGTCCAGCACCTGGGCGGCCTGATCAGCGAGGCAGAAACTGAACAGGGAGGACATTTCCGGAGCGGTGATGAAATCGCCCGCCTCGCCGAACTTGCGCGCACCCGCGCTGTAGTAACCCAGCCCCGGGGCATACAGGGCCAGGTCCATGAACCGGGAAAAGGGAATGACACCGTCGGCTTCATCGATGATGCGGGCGATATGCGCCCGAACCTCGCGGCTATGCGCCTCGGCGTCCGGGGGCGGAGGCGGCAGCACACCTTCGTCACCGGGACGGATGCGCGAACCGCTGTTGCGATTGCTATGGTCGCTCATGAGCCTTAGTCTGCCCTGATCAAACGTTGCGGATGGCCGGGAGGCACCGAAAACCATGCAGGATAATACACCCTCGCTGGCCGGAAAAACGGTCCTGGTCACTGGCGCGGCCCGGCGAATCGGGGCGACCATCGCCGACAGGCTGCACGGGGCGGGGATGAACGTAGTCATCCACTACCGCCATTCCGGCGAGGAAGCCCAGGCCCTGAGCACCAAACTCAATGCCCGTCGCCCGGATTCCGCGGTCACGGCCCAGGCCGACCTGCTGGCACCGGACGGATTCCCTTCCCTGATCAAGACCGCCGAACAATGGGGTGGCCTGGATGTACTGATCAACAATGCCTCCAGCTTCTATCCCACACCCATGAGCGAGGCTGACGAGAACCAATGGGATGATCTCATCGGCAGCAACCTCAAGGGCCCCTTCTTTCTGGCCCAGGCAGCGATGGAAAACCTGCGTAATCGCCGCGGCCAGATCATCAACATCATCGATATCCACGCTTTCCGGCCACTGGGGGAGCACCCCATCTACTGCGCGGCCAAGGCCGGACTGGCCATGCTGACACGCAGCCTGGCCAAGGAGCTTGCGCCCTGGGTTCGGGTCAACGGCATCGCACCGGGGGCCATCCTGTGGCCGGAACAGGGCATGGACGACGCCACCCGTCGCCACGTTCTGGACCGGGTACCCCTGCAGTGCACGGGCAAACCGGAGGACATCGCCGCGGCCGCCCTGTTCCTGATCCGGGATGCCCCCTACGTGAACGGGCATATACTGCCGGTGGATGGTGGCCGCAGCGCCGTGGAATAGGCGCCGCCTGGAACCGTCATGCCCACGGACGAGTCTGATGCAGGAGACAGCACACATCATGGGAGGCCGTCGAGTGAGAACCGCAAGCACCTTGCTGTGCACCCTTGTTGCCCTGGCCTGGCTGACCGGCTGTGCCACCACCCGGGCCGAGTACGACCGTGAGGCGGACTTCAGTCGCTACCAGACCTTCGCCTGGTCGGAGCCAGAGCGGCGCGAGGTTCGCGA encodes the following:
- a CDS encoding multifunctional CCA addition/repair protein, whose translation is MKTYLVGGAVRDKLLGIPVKERDWVVVGATPDEMTDQGFRPVGRDFPVFLHPQTSEEYALARTERKSGRGYHGFRFHADPSVSLEEDLARRDLTVNAMAEDEQGRLIDPHGGRRDLEARCLRHVTEAFAEDPLRVLRVARFAARFHHLGFSIAGETLALMQDLSTAEELGALSPERVWQESERALGEAAPQVYFQVLRDCGALAHLFPEVDALFGVPQPARYHPEVDTGLHTLLVLEQAARLSKDTVVRFAALVHDLGKGVTPERYWPSHHGHEKKGVKQVQNLCRRLRIPSRHERAGCQASRWHLHVHRALELKPATILKVFKGCDAFRQPENLERLLLASEADARGRTGLENRDYPQADYLRRCYQAAAAISGRDVDGERFQGKAFGEELDRLRVEGIGRVLSSEF
- a CDS encoding class I SAM-dependent methyltransferase; amino-acid sequence: MSDHSNRNSGSRIRPGDEGVLPPPPPDAEAHSREVRAHIARIIDEADGVIPFSRFMDLALYAPGLGYYSAGARKFGEAGDFITAPEMSSLFSFCLADQAAQVLDRLGGGDILELGAGSGAMAASVLDRLASSGCLPERYLILEVSAELRERQARTLEERVPDLADRVFWLDDFPEALRGVVLANEVLDALPVERFRIRGGAVRRLGVARKGEGFSWREMPHDRDLSERVRAIEEELGRKLPEGYESEVSTAMPALVERIAGCLRRGAALLVDYGLPRREYYMPDRGRGTLMCHYRHRAHEDPFLHPGIQDITAWVDFTAVAETAVQAGCSLLGYTTQAHFLLGAGIDRHVAHVNPEDTLSQLKLAQEVKLLTLPGEMGERFKVIGFARGDDIGMSGFGFRDLRMRL
- a CDS encoding pteridine reductase translates to MQDNTPSLAGKTVLVTGAARRIGATIADRLHGAGMNVVIHYRHSGEEAQALSTKLNARRPDSAVTAQADLLAPDGFPSLIKTAEQWGGLDVLINNASSFYPTPMSEADENQWDDLIGSNLKGPFFLAQAAMENLRNRRGQIINIIDIHAFRPLGEHPIYCAAKAGLAMLTRSLAKELAPWVRVNGIAPGAILWPEQGMDDATRRHVLDRVPLQCTGKPEDIAAAALFLIRDAPYVNGHILPVDGGRSAVE